The following coding sequences lie in one Cyanobacterium sp. Dongsha4 genomic window:
- the hoxU gene encoding bidirectional hydrogenase complex protein HoxU: MAVVTLKIDDIDVAIASGSSVLSAAKEAGVKIPTLCHLEGVSDVGACRLCLVQIKGSDKLVPSCITEVTEGMEVFTQTDILKEYRKMTVELLFAEGNHICATCVANNNCQLQDTAVEVGMDHSRFNYRFPDRDVDLSHPMFGIDHNRCILCTRCVRVCSEIEGAHVWNVAFRGAAAKIISGLNQPWGDVSACTSCGKCVEACPTGTIFRKGATTAEMHKHPDNIEFLNTAREKHQWTR; this comes from the coding sequence ATGGCTGTAGTAACCTTAAAAATTGATGATATTGATGTGGCGATCGCATCTGGGAGTAGTGTTCTCAGTGCCGCCAAAGAAGCGGGGGTCAAAATTCCGACACTCTGCCATTTAGAAGGGGTTTCTGATGTGGGAGCTTGTCGTTTGTGTTTAGTACAAATAAAGGGTAGTGACAAACTCGTACCTAGTTGCATCACCGAAGTAACCGAAGGCATGGAAGTCTTTACCCAGACAGACATCCTCAAAGAATATCGTAAAATGACTGTGGAATTACTTTTTGCAGAGGGTAATCATATTTGTGCTACTTGTGTGGCAAATAATAATTGTCAGTTGCAGGATACTGCGGTAGAAGTAGGTATGGATCACAGTCGCTTTAACTACCGTTTTCCTGATCGAGATGTGGACTTGTCTCATCCCATGTTTGGCATTGATCATAATCGTTGTATTCTTTGTACCCGTTGCGTGAGGGTTTGTAGCGAAATCGAAGGCGCTCACGTTTGGAATGTGGCATTTAGGGGGGCGGCGGCAAAGATTATTAGTGGACTAAATCAACCTTGGGGGGATGTATCTGCTTGTACTTCTTGCGGTAAGTGCGTGGAAGCCTGTCCTACTGGTACTATTTTCCGTAAAGGGGCAACTACGGCGGAAATGCACAAGCATCCAGACAACATTGAATTTTTAAATACTGCAAGGGAGAAACACCAATGGACAAGATAA
- a CDS encoding oxidoreductase, with protein MDKIRFATVWLAGCSGCHMSFLDLDEFLFDVAEAVDVVYSPVASDIKDYPDNVDVCLVEGAIANEENLELLLEVRKKTKFLISFGDCAVTANVPAMRNMLNGSDPVLKRCYLELSDHGGQIPKDPDIVPPLLEKVQPIHHVVEVDLFLPGCPPSAQRIKDAIAPLLKGEKPVMEGREMIKFG; from the coding sequence ATGGACAAGATAAGATTTGCAACGGTTTGGTTAGCTGGTTGTTCGGGTTGTCATATGTCTTTCCTCGATTTGGATGAGTTTTTATTTGACGTAGCCGAAGCAGTGGATGTGGTTTATAGCCCCGTCGCCAGTGACATTAAAGACTATCCTGATAATGTGGATGTTTGTCTGGTGGAAGGTGCGATCGCCAATGAGGAAAACTTAGAATTACTGCTTGAAGTACGCAAAAAAACTAAGTTTCTCATCTCCTTCGGTGATTGTGCGGTGACAGCCAATGTACCCGCCATGAGAAATATGTTAAATGGCTCTGATCCTGTGCTAAAACGGTGTTATCTGGAGTTAAGTGATCACGGTGGTCAAATTCCTAAAGATCCAGACATCGTACCTCCATTACTGGAAAAAGTACAACCCATTCACCATGTGGTAGAGGTGGATTTATTCCTTCCCGGATGCCCACCCTCTGCCCAAAGAATCAAAGATGCGATCGCACCTCTATTAAAAGGAGAAAAACCCGTCATGGAAGGGCGAGAAATGATCAAGTTTGGTTAA